One genomic segment of Anguilla anguilla isolate fAngAng1 chromosome 2, fAngAng1.pri, whole genome shotgun sequence includes these proteins:
- the LOC118219902 gene encoding cytochrome c oxidase assembly protein COX19-like encodes MSTAMNFSSKSFKPRPPDKGSFPLDHFGECKPFKEIFMKCLRENGYDNSLCRLQSKEYLECRMERQLMAKEPMEKLGYKDLVDTAPQTSEEAKP; translated from the exons ATGTCGACTGCAATGAATTTTAGTTCTAAATCATTTAAGCCTCGTCCTCCAGACAAAGGATCTTTTCCTTTAGATCACTTCG GAGAGTGTAAACCTTTCAAAGAGATATTCATGAAGTGCTTGAGAGAGAATGGGTATGATAACTCCTTATGCCGGCTACAGTCCAAAGAGTACCTGGAATGCAGGATGGAAAG ACAGCTAATGGCCAAGGAGCCGATGGAGAAATTGGGGTACAAGGATCTGGTGGACACGGCCCCCCAGACGTCAGAAGAAGCCAAACCTTGA
- the LOC118219988 gene encoding gastrula zinc finger protein XlCGF26.1-like, whose protein sequence is MNTVMNGAGVGHKDQTESGQCAGQPSPNCKKEEPYGLLTHCGDLNHHCDMNSENNLTRIVQKSANSSNKPVNGQRTNVIIEPMIIQSSKTQSLLKIFQKNAVHRNECEIHAGQKPYKCTQCEKCFTTKSYLNVHQRIHTGEKPYQCAHCGKCFSIKYLLKCHWAIHTGEKPYKCTQCEKCFRTKSNLSVHQRIHTGEKPYKCTQCGKCFNRKAYLNAHLTIHTSEKLYKCTHCEKCFANMYNLRSHLRIHTGKKPYKCTQCEKCFISKAKLNTHQRFHTGENLYSCTQCGKCFFVLSDLNAHERIHTIEKPYECIPCGKCFSQISHLNQHLRIHTGERPYKCTQCGKGFSQMRVLSNHKRIHSGERPYKCTHCGKCFSTRSHLKNHQIIHTGEKPYKCTQCEKCFTTKSYLSVHQLIHTGEKPYQCAHCGKCLSTKYQLNCHLTVHTGEKPYKCTQCEKCFMSKANLNIHLRIHTGEKPCKCIHCGKCFSRIYNLNRHLRIHTGENLYNCTR, encoded by the coding sequence ATGAATACTGTGATGAATGGGGCTGGTGTTGGGCACAAAGACCAGACTGAATCAGGGCAATGTGCAGGACAGCCAAGCCCAAACTGTAAAAAAGAGGAACCTTACGGCCTACTGACCCATTGTGGAGACTTAAATCATCACTGTGACATGAACAGTGAAAATAATCTGACCAGAATTGTCCAGAAAAGTGCAAATAGTAGCAACAAACCTGTAAACGGTCAGAGAACAAATGTGATCATTGAACCCATGATAATTCAATCAAGTAAAACACAAAGCCTTTTgaaaatctttcaaaaaaacGCTGTGCAtagaaatgaatgtgaaattcATGCAGGTCAAAAGCcatacaaatgtacacaatgtgagaagtgttttactacaaaatcttatttaaatgtacatcagagaattcatacaggtgagaaGCCTTACCAGTGTGCAcattgtgggaagtgcttttccatAAAGTATCTATTAAAATGCCACTGGGcaattcatacaggtgagaagccatacaaatgtacacaatgtgagaagtgttttagaacaaaatctaatttaagtgtacaccagagaattcatacaggtgagaagccttacaaatgtacacaatgtgggaagtgttttaatAGAAAAGcttatttaaatgcacatttgacaATTCATACAAGTGAAAAGCTCTACAAATGTACTCATTGTGAGAAGTGCTTTGCAAATATGTATAATTTACGTAGCCACCTGAGAATTCACACAGGTAAAAAGCCATACAAGTGCACGCAGTGTGAGAAATGTTTTATATcaaaagctaaattaaatacACACCAAAGATTTCATACTGGTGAAAACCTGTACAGTTGTacacagtgtgggaagtgcttttttGTGCTATCTGATTTAAATGCCCATGAAAGAATTCATACCATTGAAAAGCCCTACGAATGTATTCCTTGCGGGAAGTGCTTTTCCCAAATATCTCATTTAAATcaacacctgagaattcatacaggtgagagGCCTtacaagtgtacacagtgtgggaAGGGCTTTTCCCAAATGCGTGTTTTAAGTAACCATAAGAGAATTCATTCAGGTGAACGACCATACAAGTGTACAcattgtgggaagtgcttttccacAAGATCTCATTTAAAGAACCACCAGataattcatacaggtgaaaaaccatacaagtgtacacagtgtgagaaaTGTTTTACTACCAAATCTTATTTAAGTGTACACCAGTtaattcatacaggtgagaaGCCTTACCAGTGTGCACATTGTGGAAAGTGCTTGTCCACAAAgtatcaattaaattgccacTTGACAGTTCATACAGGTGAGAAGCCTTACAAATGTACCCaatgtgagaagtgttttatgTCAAAAGCTAACTTAAATatacacctgagaattcatacaggtgagaagccctgcaaatgtattcattgtgggaagtgcttttcccgaatatataatttaaatcgccacctgagaattcatactgGTGAAAACCTGTACAATTGTACACGGTGA